A part of Nesterenkonia lutea genomic DNA contains:
- a CDS encoding DUF3618 domain-containing protein: MTQQNPDEIRADIERTRSSLSLDVDAVADKVSPSKAAQRQTDKVRSTVGGWKDQVMGSADETKTQLSDRASEAGDSVRSAAHDATDAAQRAPHEAKRKAQGNPLAAGVIALGAGWLAASLLPASDPEKQAAAKLEDRAQPLVEDAKGQAQSMAQELKEPAKESAQRVQESAAEGAENVKSEGQSQKSSVTDSAKSSADEVRGS, from the coding sequence ATGACACAGCAGAATCCCGATGAGATCCGTGCAGATATCGAGCGCACCCGCAGCAGCCTCTCTCTCGACGTCGATGCCGTGGCGGACAAGGTGTCGCCCTCGAAGGCGGCACAGCGCCAGACCGACAAGGTTCGCAGCACTGTGGGCGGATGGAAGGACCAAGTGATGGGTTCAGCAGACGAGACGAAGACGCAGCTTTCTGACCGTGCCTCCGAGGCCGGTGATTCCGTGCGTTCGGCCGCGCACGACGCGACCGACGCCGCCCAGCGGGCCCCGCATGAGGCCAAGCGCAAGGCGCAGGGCAACCCGCTGGCCGCCGGGGTCATCGCACTGGGTGCGGGGTGGCTCGCGGCCTCCCTGCTGCCGGCCTCCGACCCGGAGAAGCAGGCCGCGGCGAAGCTCGAAGACCGCGCTCAGCCTCTGGTCGAGGACGCGAAGGGCCAGGCACAGTCGATGGCCCAGGAGCTCAAGGAGCCAGCCAAGGAGTCTGCGCAGCGGGTCCAGGAATCGGCCGCTGAGGGCGCAGAGAACGTGAAGTCGGAGGGCCAGTCCCAGAAGAGCTCGGTCACCGACTCCGCGAAGTCCTCGGCCGACGAGGTCCGAGGCAGCTGA
- a CDS encoding phage holin family protein produces the protein MTRLSEQSSRLVRDELKLAQAELTAKAKQGGIGAGFFGAGGILAWFGFGALIATAILGLAVILPAWAAALIVTVVLFIAAGIAALLGKKKVEDLSPAPERTITNVNRDVAEVKEHSHHDNA, from the coding sequence ATGACTCGACTGTCGGAGCAGTCCTCACGGCTGGTCCGGGACGAGCTGAAGCTCGCCCAGGCTGAGCTGACCGCGAAGGCCAAACAGGGCGGGATCGGAGCCGGATTCTTCGGAGCCGGCGGAATCCTTGCCTGGTTCGGATTTGGTGCCCTCATCGCCACAGCGATCCTCGGACTGGCAGTGATCCTGCCGGCGTGGGCCGCCGCGCTGATCGTCACAGTGGTCCTGTTCATCGCTGCCGGAATCGCGGCGCTCCTGGGCAAGAAGAAGGTCGAGGACCTTTCGCCGGCCCCTGAACGGACAATCACCAACGTCAACCGCGACGTTGCCGAGGTCAAGGAGCACAGCCACCATGACAACGCCTAA
- a CDS encoding variant leucine-rich repeat-containing protein — protein sequence MSTNTPDPDDLAALASDPRTDWEMLHWIAEHHAQLRPAVAANPGAYPELVDALGQLGDPAINAAIAQRPDVASPADDVAAPADSDPLHQMWDPRTADIPAHQDETENLPAQPAAEEGESLEQPTVPRHVARAHQHQEPEILGVPAAAAAASETAPESEPDSETGPESDSAPESDPEPASGTAAEPESVPVRDQESYDYPVNPAPAEPPAPAPDPVHAAPVDPEPAAVAADPGYPASYPAAYPAAYPVHPGGQAEEPVVEPRTQSAPRPEGSRAKVLTGVALAVVVLLGIGALMFTTLGDEDEPLAEPAPVTSEEATPEEEEPTPEETAAEEPTAEETSQENEEALEDARAAVTSLAADTSCQSPSGDASVVSDYLTLGAESDALTEEDAQLVEETFGELQSECSSVYAASVFQGARSGAEVEAATETMETAGTDWVNRSIPIGGAENMSSFVTPDGNIACEFDGGLRCTAYEHDYVAPAGCDEGTTYLMQVDAAAQLDCGNPVQEEDYETLGVDQAASDGFMACVSLDDRVSCYNALSGNGFEISERGHYPTN from the coding sequence GTGAGCACCAACACCCCTGACCCAGATGATCTGGCAGCACTTGCCTCAGACCCCCGCACCGACTGGGAGATGCTGCACTGGATCGCCGAACACCATGCCCAGCTTCGCCCCGCCGTCGCGGCGAACCCAGGGGCATACCCAGAGCTCGTGGACGCGCTCGGCCAGCTCGGAGACCCCGCCATCAACGCCGCCATCGCACAGCGGCCTGACGTCGCGTCCCCGGCGGACGACGTCGCCGCCCCTGCGGACTCCGATCCGCTGCACCAGATGTGGGACCCGCGCACCGCCGACATCCCGGCCCACCAGGACGAGACGGAGAACCTTCCCGCCCAGCCGGCTGCGGAGGAGGGGGAGTCTCTGGAGCAGCCCACGGTGCCCCGGCACGTGGCCCGTGCTCACCAGCACCAGGAGCCCGAGATCCTCGGCGTGCCCGCCGCCGCGGCCGCTGCGTCCGAAACCGCGCCTGAGTCTGAGCCTGATTCTGAGACCGGGCCCGAGTCTGACTCTGCGCCTGAGTCCGACCCTGAGCCTGCATCCGGGACTGCAGCGGAGCCGGAGTCAGTTCCCGTGCGGGACCAGGAATCCTACGACTACCCGGTGAACCCGGCGCCTGCCGAGCCCCCGGCTCCCGCGCCCGACCCTGTTCATGCCGCACCTGTTGACCCGGAGCCCGCAGCAGTGGCAGCTGATCCTGGATACCCGGCGTCGTATCCGGCCGCGTATCCGGCGGCCTACCCTGTCCACCCGGGCGGGCAGGCTGAGGAGCCGGTCGTCGAGCCACGCACACAGTCCGCGCCCAGGCCTGAGGGTTCTCGGGCCAAGGTGCTCACCGGAGTGGCCCTGGCCGTCGTCGTTCTCCTGGGCATCGGTGCGCTGATGTTCACCACCCTGGGGGACGAGGACGAGCCGCTGGCCGAACCCGCGCCGGTCACCTCTGAGGAGGCGACTCCCGAAGAGGAAGAGCCCACGCCGGAAGAGACCGCCGCCGAAGAGCCCACCGCTGAGGAGACCTCGCAGGAGAACGAGGAGGCGCTCGAGGATGCGCGCGCCGCCGTCACCTCACTCGCGGCCGACACGAGCTGTCAGTCTCCCTCGGGAGACGCCTCCGTGGTCAGCGACTACCTCACGCTCGGCGCCGAGAGCGATGCCCTCACCGAGGAGGACGCCCAGCTGGTGGAGGAGACCTTCGGGGAGCTGCAGTCCGAGTGTTCCTCCGTCTACGCCGCCTCGGTCTTCCAGGGCGCACGCAGCGGCGCTGAGGTCGAGGCCGCCACCGAGACCATGGAGACCGCGGGCACCGATTGGGTGAACCGCTCGATCCCGATCGGCGGGGCGGAGAACATGTCCTCCTTCGTCACCCCCGACGGCAACATCGCCTGCGAGTTCGACGGCGGCCTGCGCTGCACCGCCTATGAGCACGACTACGTCGCCCCCGCGGGCTGCGATGAGGGCACCACCTACCTGATGCAGGTGGACGCCGCGGCGCAGCTGGACTGCGGGAACCCGGTGCAGGAGGAGGACTATGAGACCCTCGGCGTGGATCAGGCGGCCAGCGACGGCTTCATGGCCTGCGTCTCCCTGGATGATCGCGTCTCCTGCTACAACGCGCTCAGCGGCAACGGCTTCGAGATCTCCGAGCGCGGGCACTACCCGACGAACTGA
- a CDS encoding VOC family protein, translating to MMRLDHVSYAVGPDGMESTVERITDALGVERVRGGIHPRFGTRNAIIPLANRQYLEIVEVLDHPSADKAPFGQAVRNRSQVGGGWMGWCVSVDDLSPFEERLGRKAVPGNRKFPDGQELTWQQIGIKGLIADPQVPYLLRWNEGTDGLHPSQAYPPQAQLTKLSIAGSPKRVTEWLACPNVDPFEDVDVEWIAPSGTPGIMTVTFRGPKGDVTI from the coding sequence ATGATGCGCCTCGATCACGTCTCGTATGCAGTCGGCCCCGACGGAATGGAATCCACGGTGGAGCGGATCACCGATGCGCTGGGCGTGGAGCGCGTCCGCGGCGGCATCCACCCCCGCTTCGGCACCCGCAACGCGATCATCCCGCTGGCCAACCGCCAGTACCTGGAGATCGTGGAGGTGCTGGACCATCCCAGCGCGGACAAGGCCCCCTTCGGCCAGGCCGTGCGCAACCGCTCCCAGGTGGGCGGCGGCTGGATGGGCTGGTGCGTGAGCGTCGATGACCTCTCCCCCTTCGAGGAGCGGCTCGGCCGCAAGGCGGTGCCGGGCAACCGCAAGTTCCCCGACGGCCAGGAGCTGACCTGGCAGCAGATCGGGATCAAGGGACTCATCGCTGATCCCCAGGTCCCCTACCTGCTGCGCTGGAACGAGGGCACCGACGGACTGCACCCCTCCCAGGCCTATCCCCCGCAGGCACAGCTGACCAAGCTCAGCATCGCCGGCTCCCCCAAGCGGGTCACCGAGTGGCTGGCCTGCCCGAATGTGGATCCCTTCGAGGACGTTGATGTCGAATGGATCGCCCCCTCGGGCACGCCGGGCATCATGACCGTGACCTTCCGCGGCCCCAAGGGCGATGTCACCATCTGA
- a CDS encoding SURF1 family protein: MLKTALQPKWIGTLVLALVLATVFVVLSAWQFSQSETEPVPTEDITETAVPLTEVHEPEQAMSVAEADRIVDFRGEFLADTQVLIDERLQNGDSGYWVVGAFRPEDAPGDNIIPVVRGWVADPAEADALPAGETLEIQGRLLPPEAPGPGPREPDAAGMQVLPTLSPAELINVWDQPGYSGFVVAFQVLDAGGEEVGAASSSSGLEPVAVGPQPEASGVNWLNLFYGVEWVVFAGFAFYLWWRLVKDDHEKQLEEARLDREWQEQWRAEQLALREQNRTKD, from the coding sequence GTGCTCAAGACCGCCCTGCAGCCCAAATGGATCGGAACTCTAGTCCTCGCGCTGGTTCTGGCCACCGTCTTCGTGGTGCTGAGCGCCTGGCAGTTCAGCCAGTCCGAGACCGAACCGGTTCCCACAGAGGACATCACCGAGACCGCCGTGCCGCTGACCGAGGTCCACGAGCCCGAACAGGCGATGAGCGTGGCTGAGGCGGACCGGATCGTCGACTTCCGCGGAGAGTTCCTCGCGGACACCCAGGTGCTCATCGATGAGCGCCTGCAGAACGGGGACTCCGGCTACTGGGTTGTCGGCGCGTTCCGCCCCGAGGACGCCCCGGGGGACAACATCATCCCTGTGGTGCGCGGCTGGGTGGCCGATCCTGCTGAGGCGGACGCGCTGCCCGCGGGGGAGACGCTTGAGATCCAGGGTCGACTGCTGCCGCCTGAGGCGCCTGGGCCCGGCCCGAGGGAACCTGACGCCGCCGGGATGCAGGTGCTCCCGACCCTCTCCCCGGCAGAGCTGATCAACGTCTGGGATCAGCCGGGATACTCCGGCTTCGTGGTGGCCTTCCAGGTCCTCGACGCCGGGGGAGAAGAGGTGGGGGCGGCGTCGTCGTCCTCGGGCCTTGAACCGGTGGCGGTCGGACCCCAGCCCGAAGCCTCAGGCGTCAACTGGCTGAACCTCTTCTACGGCGTGGAATGGGTGGTCTTCGCCGGGTTCGCCTTCTACCTGTGGTGGCGCCTGGTCAAGGATGACCACGAGAAGCAGCTCGAGGAAGCGCGGCTGGACCGCGAATGGCAGGAGCAGTGGCGGGCCGAGCAGCTCGCGCTGCGAGAGCAGAACCGAACGAAAGACTGA
- a CDS encoding phage holin family protein: MSSVPPPTEPERKAEEESLGSLMSQVSHDLSTLIRQEIALAKAELSKTAKDAGKGAGMFGGAGVAGHFVLLFLSIALWAALGDTALGNAWSAVIVAVIWAIIAGVLAWLGKKNLDEVEGAPQTTETLKEVPDALKPAKESR, from the coding sequence ATGAGCAGCGTCCCTCCTCCCACCGAGCCCGAGCGCAAGGCCGAGGAAGAATCCCTCGGCTCCCTGATGTCCCAGGTCAGCCATGACCTCTCGACACTCATCCGGCAAGAGATCGCGCTGGCCAAGGCAGAGCTGAGCAAGACGGCGAAGGACGCAGGAAAGGGCGCCGGCATGTTCGGCGGTGCCGGGGTCGCCGGTCACTTCGTCCTGCTCTTCCTCTCCATCGCCCTCTGGGCCGCCCTGGGCGACACCGCTCTCGGGAACGCCTGGTCCGCCGTGATCGTCGCAGTGATCTGGGCGATCATCGCGGGAGTGCTGGCGTGGCTCGGCAAGAAGAATCTCGATGAAGTCGAAGGGGCGCCGCAGACCACGGAGACCCTCAAGGAAGTTCCCGACGCTCTCAAACCCGCGAAGGAATCACGATGA
- a CDS encoding DUF4383 domain-containing protein, with translation MTTSDTHPDRTRSRKSPVQLAALLYAVVFLLVGVAGFIPGVTTGYDTMQFIGHHSEAMLLGIFQVSILHNIVHLLYGVLGVIMARTGGAARVFLRWGGAVYLLLWLYGLFIDKDSAANFVPLNSADDWLHLVLGVTMIALSFLPRHANRAEVAERRGRPRRR, from the coding sequence ATGACGACATCAGACACCCACCCCGACCGCACACGAAGCCGGAAGTCCCCCGTCCAACTTGCAGCGCTGCTCTACGCAGTGGTGTTCCTCCTGGTAGGCGTCGCAGGATTCATCCCTGGGGTGACCACCGGGTACGACACCATGCAGTTCATCGGACATCACTCTGAAGCGATGCTGCTGGGGATCTTCCAGGTCTCGATCCTGCACAACATCGTGCACCTGCTCTACGGGGTGCTCGGCGTGATCATGGCCCGCACCGGGGGAGCTGCACGCGTCTTCCTGCGCTGGGGCGGTGCAGTCTACCTGCTGCTGTGGCTCTATGGACTCTTCATCGACAAGGACTCAGCGGCGAACTTCGTGCCCCTGAACAGCGCCGATGACTGGCTCCACCTGGTGCTGGGCGTGACCATGATCGCCCTGTCCTTTCTGCCCCGCCATGCCAATCGCGCTGAGGTGGCCGAGCGCAGAGGCCGCCCCCGTCGACGCTGA
- the tagD gene encoding glycerol-3-phosphate cytidylyltransferase — protein sequence MKRILTYGTFDLLHWGHINLLKRARAQGDYLVVGASTDEFNTAKGARRPSYHQFEVRKTMLEAVRYVDLVIPEESWEQKIEDIRRFHIDTVVMGDNWKGSERFEHLRSFCDVVFLPRTPGFSTSQIRRDLLVDAVGRPAEVTVVDDSRMVSH from the coding sequence ATGAAGCGCATTCTCACGTACGGCACCTTTGATCTCCTCCACTGGGGTCATATCAACCTGCTCAAACGCGCCCGCGCGCAGGGCGACTACCTCGTCGTCGGCGCCAGCACCGACGAGTTCAACACCGCCAAAGGCGCACGTCGGCCCAGCTACCACCAGTTCGAGGTCCGCAAGACCATGCTCGAAGCCGTCCGCTACGTGGACCTGGTCATCCCCGAGGAGAGCTGGGAGCAGAAGATCGAGGACATCCGCCGTTTCCACATCGACACCGTCGTGATGGGTGACAACTGGAAGGGCTCCGAACGCTTCGAACACCTGCGCAGCTTCTGCGACGTGGTGTTCCTGCCGCGGACCCCCGGGTTCTCCACCTCGCAGATCCGCCGGGACCTCCTGGTCGACGCCGTGGGCCGCCCCGCTGAGGTCACGGTCGTCGACGACTCCCGCATGGTCTCGCACTGA
- a CDS encoding CBS domain-containing protein: MELTSSRTTTPSATSAPDGARASTTTVDQLMSSIERTISVTRSLEDAARLVSGTNTAALLLGLSHQPLGLISESDLASEAAEDPERWKRRRCACLAQSVEDSLTPTDSLETVLGRYRDAEAKPLLVVDDFQPVGILYPDDVFAWCLEERASVFDALGLVGDQSPPASPSPA; encoded by the coding sequence ATGGAGCTCACCTCATCTCGCACCACCACCCCCTCGGCCACCTCTGCGCCCGACGGCGCGCGGGCGAGCACGACCACGGTGGATCAGCTGATGTCATCGATCGAACGCACAATCTCCGTCACCCGGTCCCTGGAGGACGCAGCGCGCCTGGTCAGCGGAACCAACACCGCCGCACTGCTGCTCGGGCTCTCGCATCAGCCACTGGGACTGATCTCCGAGTCTGACCTCGCGTCGGAGGCTGCCGAGGATCCCGAGCGGTGGAAGCGCAGGCGCTGCGCCTGTCTGGCCCAGTCGGTTGAAGATTCCCTCACCCCCACCGACTCCCTCGAGACGGTCCTGGGACGCTACCGCGACGCCGAGGCCAAGCCGCTGCTCGTGGTCGATGACTTCCAGCCGGTGGGGATCCTCTACCCGGATGACGTCTTCGCCTGGTGCCTGGAAGAACGAGCCTCCGTCTTCGACGCGCTCGGTCTGGTCGGCGACCAGTCCCCGCCGGCGTCCCCGTCCCCTGCATGA
- a CDS encoding DUF4235 domain-containing protein: MAKNESSNTAAKALYRPIGLLNSLISGAIAGAVFKKVWKLGSKNDGKDAPKALQSEFNLGEVLLAAAIQGAIFAFAKALVDRGGAWVFQRLTGEWPGD, translated from the coding sequence ATGGCCAAGAACGAATCCAGCAACACGGCTGCCAAGGCGCTCTACCGCCCCATCGGGCTGCTCAACAGCCTGATCAGCGGCGCGATCGCCGGGGCAGTGTTCAAGAAGGTCTGGAAACTGGGCTCGAAGAACGACGGAAAGGACGCGCCCAAGGCTCTGCAGTCCGAGTTCAATCTCGGGGAGGTGCTCCTGGCCGCCGCCATTCAGGGGGCCATCTTCGCCTTCGCCAAGGCGCTCGTGGATCGAGGCGGAGCATGGGTGTTCCAGCGGCTCACCGGTGAATGGCCCGGGGACTGA
- a CDS encoding GAF and ANTAR domain-containing protein, producing MDTILEPRDLSAELTQLLLEDHDISDVLKTVAELAAQQLSTDREVLCGIILKRAKRNTVVATSSAEAQQMDEHQAGFDEGPCLEAQKTSRVISVPDVRNEGRWPQYMTEVRDHGLRSILAVPLTIDATSTAAMNFYAHETEAFHEAEIDTAKRYTEVASQMVAIALRMARYADDAEDRRIAMESRTVIDLAVGIIMGQNRCSQQQAVEILKTASNNRNIKLRDLAEQITTAVGQDAPTTSFEP from the coding sequence ATGGACACCATCCTGGAACCCCGAGATCTTTCGGCAGAGCTGACCCAGCTCCTGCTGGAAGACCATGACATCTCCGACGTGCTCAAGACCGTGGCTGAGCTGGCCGCGCAGCAGCTCTCCACCGATCGGGAGGTGCTCTGCGGCATCATCCTCAAGCGGGCCAAGCGCAACACCGTGGTGGCCACCAGCTCCGCCGAGGCGCAGCAGATGGATGAGCATCAGGCCGGCTTCGACGAGGGGCCATGCCTGGAGGCCCAGAAGACCAGCAGGGTCATCAGCGTCCCCGATGTCCGCAACGAAGGACGGTGGCCCCAGTACATGACAGAGGTGCGCGACCACGGGCTCCGCAGCATCCTCGCCGTGCCGCTGACCATCGACGCCACCTCCACGGCGGCGATGAACTTCTACGCCCACGAGACTGAGGCGTTCCACGAGGCCGAGATCGACACGGCGAAGCGATACACCGAGGTGGCGTCTCAGATGGTCGCCATCGCGCTGCGCATGGCCAGGTACGCCGACGACGCCGAAGATCGTCGCATCGCCATGGAGTCCCGGACCGTGATCGACCTGGCGGTGGGCATCATCATGGGCCAGAACCGATGCAGCCAGCAGCAGGCCGTGGAGATCCTCAAGACCGCCTCGAACAACCGCAACATCAAACTGCGTGACCTGGCCGAACAGATCACCACTGCCGTGGGCCAGGATGCGCCCACCACCAGCTTCGAACCCTAG
- the tagD gene encoding glycerol-3-phosphate cytidylyltransferase: MRRVLTYGTYDLLHWGHIRLLQRAKDLGDYLIVGLSTDEFNELKPGKKPSYHSYEVRKMMLESIRFVDMVVPETTWTQKVDDVRDLDIDMVVMGSDWEGSPRFEHLRDHCELLYLPRTEGTSTSQIRRDLLFEAIQYKAEAEAEEQGHQRQETARFAPIREDQPHFPPPPSRRW, from the coding sequence ATGCGCCGCGTCCTGACCTACGGCACCTACGATCTCCTGCACTGGGGCCATATCCGCCTGCTCCAGCGCGCCAAGGACCTGGGCGACTACCTCATCGTGGGGCTGAGCACCGATGAGTTCAATGAGCTCAAGCCCGGGAAGAAGCCCAGCTACCACTCCTATGAAGTGCGCAAGATGATGCTGGAGTCCATCCGGTTCGTGGACATGGTCGTCCCGGAGACCACCTGGACCCAGAAGGTCGACGATGTCCGGGACCTGGACATCGACATGGTGGTGATGGGCAGCGACTGGGAGGGCTCCCCCCGGTTCGAACACCTGCGTGATCACTGCGAACTGCTCTACCTGCCGCGCACCGAGGGCACCTCAACCAGCCAGATCCGCCGCGACCTGCTCTTCGAAGCGATCCAGTACAAGGCCGAGGCTGAGGCTGAGGAACAGGGCCACCAGCGTCAGGAGACGGCCCGGTTCGCCCCGATTCGCGAGGATCAACCGCACTTCCCCCCGCCGCCCTCCCGCCGCTGGTAG
- a CDS encoding CDP-glycerol glycerophosphotransferase family protein, with translation MIRAVLPHALSVLTVGARAIYAVMKLLPVQKKVILITREPRQISADFQLLQESLKRKHPGHRVLVIKHNKLSPSYLGRALREMYHLATCDGCLVDGYIIPVSILNHRKDLRIGQIWHALGAIKKFGHLASGRREGLTPRVAESMRMHENYSFICASGSVTAETYAQAFGVPPEMVQPLGMPRVDYLLDDAGHAARRNKILQRHPWLTHGKTVIYVPTFRRGQQVAYQELAAAFDGELGNLVMLPHPADRTPVPESNGVIVGTGDFGVLDWLSVADVVITDYSAITYEATLRDIPLVFWPYDMDYYLKARGLALDYLAEIPGPIAGSAAEAVTTALELDSTDYNGFRSRHLDFVTNPDGSLPLENPRCADRIVDALELS, from the coding sequence GTGATCAGAGCGGTCTTGCCTCATGCGCTGAGCGTGCTGACGGTCGGTGCCCGCGCGATCTACGCGGTCATGAAGCTGCTGCCCGTGCAGAAGAAGGTCATCCTGATCACCCGCGAGCCGCGGCAGATCTCCGCGGACTTCCAGCTGCTGCAGGAGTCGCTGAAGCGCAAACATCCCGGACACCGTGTGCTGGTGATCAAGCACAACAAGCTCAGCCCCAGCTATCTGGGCCGCGCGCTGCGCGAGATGTACCACCTGGCCACCTGCGACGGCTGCCTGGTGGACGGCTACATCATCCCGGTGAGCATCCTCAATCACCGCAAGGACCTGCGGATCGGTCAGATCTGGCACGCGCTGGGCGCTATCAAGAAGTTCGGCCACCTGGCCTCGGGCCGCCGCGAGGGCCTGACGCCCCGGGTGGCGGAGTCCATGCGCATGCATGAGAACTACTCGTTCATCTGCGCCTCCGGCAGCGTCACCGCCGAGACCTACGCACAGGCCTTCGGGGTCCCGCCGGAGATGGTCCAGCCGCTGGGCATGCCTCGGGTGGACTATCTGCTCGACGACGCCGGCCACGCCGCCCGCCGGAACAAGATCCTGCAGCGCCACCCCTGGCTGACCCATGGCAAGACCGTGATCTATGTGCCCACCTTCCGCCGCGGACAGCAGGTCGCGTATCAGGAGCTTGCCGCAGCCTTCGACGGCGAGCTCGGCAACCTCGTGATGCTGCCGCACCCGGCCGACCGGACCCCCGTGCCGGAGTCCAACGGGGTCATCGTCGGCACAGGCGACTTCGGGGTGCTCGACTGGCTCAGCGTGGCCGATGTTGTCATCACCGACTATTCAGCGATCACCTACGAGGCCACCCTGCGCGACATTCCCCTGGTGTTCTGGCCCTATGACATGGACTACTACCTCAAGGCGCGCGGACTCGCCCTGGACTACCTCGCAGAGATCCCTGGTCCGATCGCCGGCTCGGCGGCGGAGGCCGTGACCACTGCGCTGGAGCTGGACAGCACGGACTACAACGGATTCCGCTCCCGCCACCTGGACTTCGTCACCAATCCCGACGGTTCGCTGCCGCTGGAGAACCCCCGGTGCGCCGACCGGATCGTCGACGCCCTGGAGCTCTCCTAG
- a CDS encoding DUF3618 domain-containing protein produces MTTPNPEDRQAPRQARESPSTARPEPAKDASLEEIEADLERTRRDLGETVGALAEKLDVKSQARDQIDETKERVLEQAHEAQDQVAAYTRHARDFVLDERGRPNRNGWIIVSALCAVAAVLVIVSDRR; encoded by the coding sequence ATGACAACGCCTAATCCCGAAGACCGCCAGGCACCGCGTCAGGCCCGTGAGAGCCCGTCCACGGCTCGGCCCGAGCCTGCGAAGGACGCCTCGCTGGAGGAGATCGAGGCTGACCTCGAACGTACGCGTCGCGATCTCGGTGAGACCGTCGGTGCGCTGGCCGAGAAGCTCGACGTCAAGTCTCAGGCGCGGGACCAGATCGACGAGACCAAGGAACGGGTGCTCGAACAGGCCCATGAGGCGCAGGATCAGGTCGCCGCCTATACCAGGCACGCCAGAGATTTCGTCCTGGACGAGCGGGGCAGACCGAACAGGAACGGCTGGATCATCGTCTCGGCTCTGTGCGCGGTGGCTGCCGTCCTCGTGATCGTTTCGGACCGACGGTGA
- a CDS encoding manganese catalase family protein yields MFLHKQALQYNATPEKPDAVYARKLQEVIGGQYGEITVAMQYSFQAWNAHIPGKYRDLLFSTAAEEFGHVEMLATMVAQLLEKAPHGITDEAVQNDPTVAAVVGGMDVQDAIVAGAGARPVDSNGNPWNAGYVTASGNLLADFTSNINAEMQGRIQVARLYHQTDDPGVRDLLSFLLARDTHHQNQWLAAARELQEQKIEELPVPSNFPIKKEHREFSYQAINFSDGASMAEGPWASGPSPDGLGEFSYVETPMEGVPMPPPTHPDSRFYGTTELPNAVEKTAGAVQDKLKKE; encoded by the coding sequence ATGTTTCTGCATAAACAAGCACTTCAGTACAACGCCACCCCGGAGAAGCCCGACGCGGTCTACGCGCGCAAGCTCCAAGAGGTCATCGGCGGTCAGTACGGCGAGATCACCGTGGCCATGCAGTACAGCTTCCAGGCCTGGAACGCCCACATCCCCGGAAAATACCGTGACCTGCTCTTCTCCACCGCCGCCGAGGAGTTCGGCCACGTAGAGATGCTCGCCACCATGGTCGCCCAGCTGCTGGAGAAGGCGCCGCATGGGATCACCGATGAGGCCGTCCAGAACGATCCGACGGTGGCCGCCGTGGTCGGGGGCATGGATGTCCAGGACGCGATCGTCGCCGGCGCCGGGGCGCGTCCGGTGGACAGCAACGGCAACCCGTGGAACGCCGGCTATGTGACCGCCAGCGGAAACCTGCTGGCTGATTTCACCTCGAACATCAATGCGGAGATGCAGGGCCGGATCCAGGTCGCGCGGCTTTATCACCAGACCGACGATCCCGGTGTGCGGGATCTGCTGTCCTTCCTGCTGGCCCGAGACACGCATCATCAGAACCAGTGGCTGGCCGCCGCCCGGGAGCTGCAGGAGCAGAAGATCGAGGAGCTGCCGGTGCCGAGCAACTTCCCGATCAAGAAGGAGCACCGGGAGTTCTCCTACCAGGCGATCAACTTCTCCGACGGCGCATCCATGGCGGAGGGTCCTTGGGCTTCGGGACCGAGCCCGGACGGGCTCGGGGAGTTCAGCTACGTAGAGACGCCGATGGAGGGTGTGCCGATGCCGCCTCCCACCCACCCTGATTCCCGTTTCTACGGCACGACCGAGCTGCCCAATGCGGTCGAGAAGACCGCAGGGGCTGTTCAGGACAAGCTGAAGAAGGAATAG